The sequence below is a genomic window from Leishmania major strain Friedlin complete genome, chromosome 30.
agcaTGTGCTTGGAGAGCTGTCGGAATGCTCCTCGATCACCTCTGCTCGTCCGCAAGCGCCGCGACGCTCTCCGGATacccgcagcggccgcgacgACCGTGTGCTACACCACGGATGCGCTCCGACGGACAGCAACAAGGAAGTGCAGGGTGGGCCGCTGGACGTGAGCTACACCGACACCACCGTTGCCAGAGGCGCCAAAGCCGTGCTCGGCGGCGAGGATGGCGAGAAGGCGAGGCGACAAACGTGCGTCGCGTGCACGACGCCGTCCCTAAAACCCGCTTGTCCAGGCTTGAGCGAGGGCAGCGTCACTCCGGTGCTCGAGGGCCAAGTATGGGGCGCGGCAAGCGCGGCCGCGACATTTACGGAAACACTCGCGGTGCAAGACTTGTCCCTCCTCCCCGACGAGAGTGGGGGTGGTGCCACCCTTGacgtcggcggtgtcgcgAAGGGCGACGGCTGTGTGTACGCGCCACTGTTGTCTTCGTCCACAGGTCAGCGCACGCCGTACTCGGCGATCGCGAACGCGGGGGCGTCTGCTCGGCTGCGTGGCGACAAACTTGGGGtgacagcggcagaggaAGTGCTGTTGGGTGAAGGGCTTATATCCCCACCAGTAAAGCGGACCACGGCTATACCACAGCAAGCGACCCACGCTGTAGAAGTGGCAGCAGAGGACGGCACCGAGACCCGTTCCAGAGCCGGAGAAACCGGAGCTGGGCCGTCTCGAGTTCACGGGAAGATCTTGGCCATGGGTGACTCGAGCTCATCGACGACGTTCTTGTCTACCCCGTCGTCCGCTACGCTGTGCGCTGTgaccggtggcggcgaggcgagcgGCTTCGGACAGAACATGAATACGCCCACATCACCCTCTTcggcggacggcgccgtcTTAATGACCGAAgaacagccgccgccgccgccgcgcgtaTCTCTAACCCCGTCATCACCGTCGCCTCCCCCTAACTCTCTCCCGTCTACGCTTGACGACGGACTCTGGAAGGGGAGTGCAAGGTCCGCGCAGGCGGACGTGGTGGACACCGATGCCGTGGCCCCAGGCCGCTGTACCCCAAAACGGCAGGGCGTCAGTGATGACGCTCCTGCTCCCCTTGCTCCGTCGGTCGCTGTTGCACAGCACCAGACGGTGCCGATCGACCCATTCCTGAGCACACCGCCACAGTTCAAGGGAGAATCTCCTGCGATAGAAAaggacgacagcggcggcggcgtgcgtgtgcgtcgctcGCCAGAGCGCTCGGGCCGCGAAGATGCCGGAAAAGGTGGTCACTCCCCTGCTGTGTTTGGCTTTCCGACTCGCACTCCGCCTCGGTCGGCGAAGAAGTCTGCGATGGCTTTCACATCCACGATTACCGGCGCGGACGTGGACGTGCAGGCTTTGAGGGTTGGCACGCGGGTGGAGGGCCGCTGGGGACGACAGTGGTTTCCGGCGGTGATCAGCGAAGCCCCGCGGAACGGCTTTGTGCAGGTTGAGTGGGAGGAAGACGGCTCACGGCTCCACTTGCGACTTCGCGAGGTGCGACTGCTGCctggtgccgcagctgcgaaGAGGGCTGGCGCCGTGCCCGCGATCCATGAGGCCGATCGGTGTGCTGCTTCAGTGGGTGGTGGGGCTGCTGCGACGGAAGGCGCGCATGACGTGCTGACCGCGACCCAGCTTGTGGCACTgatggaagaggaggacgccGAGGACAGCCGACACcagccggtgccgccgcacgTCCGTCCCTCCGCTTCACAGAGGGAAATGTCGCCGCCCATGACGACATCTGTATGCAAGCAAGTGAATAGGAGCGGTGGGGAAGGCGGTGAGGGGGCCGAGGAGGATGTGGTGGTGCGTCCGCTTGGTGTTGGTCACGCGTGTGGGACGGCTGGACGTGGTGTATATGCTGTGAACGCGGACGGTGACGCTCACCCGGATCGcgcaagcagcgcggcgtcctcCGCTGGCGTCGCCAACACCCGATCGCCGTCGCGCTCTCCTGTGCCAACGTACGCGGCACCCGGTGTGCCGCCGTGCGAGGTGCACCCCTCGTTTCTCTGTATCTTTCTCCCACAAACGGTGCGACGCGACCTCCTGCAGGGCGAGGGCCCTCCGCCTGCATCGGCCTTTTCTTCTTCCTCATCTTTTCACTATCATGCGGGCCCGGCGacagagctgcagcggcgcaccgaGCTTCAGCGTATCTTGCACTTCTTGACCAGCGCCGGGACGGTCGTGATCGACTCCGTGGCACAGGCGGACAACATGGCCGCCCAGCTCGGCGACAGTGGCGACGGGAAGGGAACCGCCTTCACCAGCCACCTGTCCTCGTTGGCAGCCGGCCAGCACCACAGCGCCGACTCGTCGCCAATGCAGGGGGCAAAGACGACGAAGGCGGTTGCCGGAGGTGGCAGAAAGCGGGGGACGGTGGGGCGCGCGTCACTGCCTCGCCGGAGCATGGCGTCTGCCGTCGCTGTTGCTTCCCATGCACAACGTTCGGCACCGAGGTACTTCGTCTTTCTCGTTTCTTCTGCGACTGCTCTTatgggcggcagcgctgaggcGTCTGAGAAGCTGGGCCAGCAGCAGGATGTGCTACCCGTGGTGTGCTTGGCGCATGCATTAGGCGTCTCAGCGATTCACGCCTCGTGGCTGTGGGGCATTGCCCCAGGCACCGCGCGAGTGAAGCTGCCCACGCCGGCGGACCAAgtcgagctgctgccgagcgcTGCCCCGGAGACATGGGGTGCGTGGAAGGCCActcgcgctggtgctccgtCGACGAAGGCGGCGCCACTACCGCTGCGCTTCGCACCGTTTGCAGTGAAGGACCGCTGGCTCAGCGCCAAAGACGTTGCCTTTGTCGCGCGAGATGACCGAATGGAGATGTGGCTCAACGCCGCCGGGGCGACCGTCACGGCAGagtcggcgccgtcgctgccctcTCACGTCGCTCGCCAGAGCTTGCCAcggggcagcagccgacCGTCAGCTTCCGTTACGGGTGCTCTGGTTGGGCGCAGCCTCGGCAGCGCACTTCCGCGGTGTCATTCCGAGTCCCCTTCACGTTCGCTGCCGctcaagcagctgcgcgcggaGCGGACACCGGACTTCGTTTACGTACCCGATGATGTGACCGTGCCGCTGGACTTGGATCGCTTGGGCAGCGTTCCAGTGCTCCAAGTCTCGTGGCTTGCCGACGGCATCGAGCAGCATTACCGCCATTGCTGCGACCCAACCTCGTCAGCAGAGCCGGTGCTGccaacaccgccgtcgctgacATCTGTGTGGCGGACAATTCTTCACGCGAAGCCTCCGAAGGAGAGCTACACAAGGCGTTCCAACACGCCATCCCAGCCAGGCTGTGCGCAATCTTCTCCGTCATCTCCGCCGCTGAGGCCGGCGGTGAGCGATGAGGAGAAGCGCTGCGGCTCAGAAGGCGCGCGTAGCCGCaaggcagccgcagcgacgacCCTCGGGAGCGAGAGGGACCGCCTGAGTCATCACGGCAGTGACGCGGTGCATCCAGAGTCGGTGCCCCCACTTGCAAACAACAGGGACGAGAGTGGTGATGATGCAGGGCCATCTGCCTTCCCGCCAAGTGCGAAGGGCGGCAACATGGATGAGGGTGTCGGTGACACTGTTGGCGCGATAGGGGGGCGCCtcaacgaggaggaggaggaggcgctgacgatgcgcatcggcggcggtgatgcacACGAGCCGCTTCCGCGTGAGGCAGATGACTTTGCCAGCGCAAGTGGGcccgacggcgctgctgcggagcgTTGCAGCGCAGAAGCGGGGAAAGACATCATGTCAAGGCTGGCCGGCGCCACCGGAGCGACTGCGGCAGCTCTGTCAGATGCAGTGGGCTCTACTGAGTCCTCAGCGTGCACCTCTCATGCGGCCATCGTCATTGGGGAGGACTATTACTTCACCCTGTCCGCGCCCCaacctccacctccaccatcGTTGTCCCCGCATGGCCTGTCGCTCCCCCACGTTCCCCCTCCTGCGttgccgacggcgacgattGTGCTGGGCCAAGTCGTGGGCTTGCAAGTcgacgcgccgccgtcgccgctgctgcgccagcacctctGTGTGGACGGCACCGCTTCATCGTTGACCTTCTCACAACCGCAGTGTCGGTGCCGCGTGACGCTTCGGCTGTACGAACCCAAGTACATCTCCATGCACGTTGACCCCCGCTCTGGAGATGTGGTGCACCAGACCACCGTTTATCTTGCCCAGCGCTGGGCCACTGTCCCGGGCACGTCGCTGCTCTTCGACACACCCGTATACGTGATCACCACGGCTGCACGGCCACACGTCTACTTtttggaggaggtggagagcgAGGTGACGGCGCAAGGTGTGAGCGACAGCGCATACCACTCCCGTCTGCGGCAACAGTCGGtcctcggcgccgtcgcgacGCCGCCGGTCTCAGACTTATTCCATGGTGCGGCCAGGGAGCCGGACGgcactctctctccgcaTTTCCATGGTCGGCGCTCCCTGTCGCAGGTAGCCATGTCATCTTCAGCGCCAGTTCCAACGTGTCCGATAACCAGGGGGTGTCTCCCgacaccgccggcaccgttCTCTCTCACTCAGAGCATCGCAAACGGGCGCCCTCGCCGGGACGCACTTGCTCCGTCGAGGACATCTGAGGGAGCGGCGCgggacggcagcggtgacggcgtTGACGAGCGACGAGGTCCCGATTGAGCTCTACACGCGGCCAAGGCGATGCGGATAAACCCCACGTGCGATGTTTCGAGATCGCCGGAGAGAGGTGTCAGCGCGCAGAGGGCGATCGGCgggcgagcgcgcgcgcgtcagAGCGGCGAGCCAGTGTGGTTGCCTCCGAATCTTCCGAGGGTGGCACGAATAACGGTGCTCAACGGGAATGGGCCGGTATCGCTACCTCCGACCTTCGAtctggcggcgctggaccTGTTAACCGCCGTCGACGGCACGTCTTCCTCGGTGAAGACTTGCCCAGCACGGCAGTCGCGGCAGCGATAGGTTTTACTGGGCAAACTACCCTCGGTCCCCGCACGCCTTCTCACCGCGTTGCCACCTGCACCTTGGTGGTGATACAGGGGTGCTTCGTCCCAACAGCCAtatctcctcctcttcgcgcAGCGCGCTTTACCTCTCCAAGTTTCATCCAGGGTGCCGATCACTTGCGTCAGGGGGCGATGGCGGTCTTTTCTCGTGTCGACACCATTCTTCTTTGTGTCTGGTGTTGATTCACCACCGGAACGTCGTTCTCGCCGCGGCTTTCGAGGCCCTCTTTCATCCGTGTCATGCACTGACACGACCGCGCGTGCGTTGCGCTTCCGCTTCAATGCGCCTTCggcatctttttttttctttcacCAGTCCTCCTGGACGTGATTACGCTTGCCCTCACACGTTGGGGTAGTACCCTCCtgccctcccttcctcaTCCTTCCTCGGAAACCTCTTCTCTGTCTTCCCTCTATCTCGCATGCTGTGCTACCTGCTGTGCTTCTCGCCTCGGTATTCCGGCACAACACCGTCACATGCATGTGTTGGTGTGCCTGTGGGCGACCTCGACGATGACTTGTCGATCTCTCCAACTTCGGGACAAAGCGATGCGTCCGTCGCACGCGGACATACATGCATACGCGCATACATGCAGCCCGATAGACACACCGCGACGATGGGACCAGAGACCATACTGGCGGTGGACGATGTCTCCTTCCAATACCCCAACGCACCTGTCGCTTCGTTGAGGCAGGTGAGCATTACAGCGTGTCGCGGAGATCGAATTCTCGTGATTGGGCACAACGGGAGCGGCAAGTCGACACTGCTGTCTCTTCTCGCAGGTCGGCGAAAACCGCAATcagggcgtgtgcgcgtgctcggACGCGATCCGTTTGACGACACGAGTATAGCTCAGCACATCTCCATGATTGGTGCACCATGGCCACCCGAGGCAGTGTTCGGCAACACTGTGGACCGCGTGgcctcgccggcgccggtgccaGAGCGAAAGATAAGTATCGCCGACCAGCTGCACCTACCCCTTTCCCGCTTCGTGGAAAAGATGAGCTGGGGCGAAAAGAGACGGGTTCAGATCCTTCATGGCATGCTCTACCCCGCCACCGTGTACCTCCTCGACGAGTGCAGCACCGACATCGACGTTGCAGAGCGGCGCACTGTGCTGGAATTGGTACGGCAGGAGTGCGAGGCGAAGGACGGGTGCTGCGTGTATGCGACCCACATCTTCGACGGAATCGAAGGCTGGGCCACCCACCTGCTGCTCATGGAGGGGGGCCGCGTGGTGGACTTCAAGGCGGTGGAAAAGCTCACCCTGCCCTTGGAGGACTACGCGCTCCAGTTCATGAGCAAGCGCGCCCACGCTGCTCGTggcgtcgacggcgtggcggcggcgtcgctgtcgcacgGGAGTTCTGCGGCCATTTCAACGACGTCGCCAGCGTGCCCGAcgacagctgcagccgcctgCCCAACCTCTGCGACAACCGACGCGCCGGTCACGTATTGGCCACGAGGGCACGCGGACGAGAAGCGAAGCGAAATCGTCATCAACTGTGCGCAGCTGAACTATAAGGATGTCTTTAAGAACTTGTCGTTTCAGGTGTTCCGCGGCGagcgggtgctgctgtgcggcgGTAACGGCACCGGCAAGTCCACCTTGCTGAACATGCTTGGCGGAAAGCAGTTCTTTGACAACCGCCAGGGCTCTCTCTCCGTGCTTGGTAAGCGGTGCTACGATGACATGCTGCTGAACGCTCTCGTCAGCTACGGCGGAGATTGGTGGACTGCCGTGCCTGGTGGggaggtgcacgtgcgcgaaATGCTCCAGCTGCGGACCTCTCGTGCCGAGCGCTTGTGTGAGATGCTGGCCGTGGACATGGACTGGGATGTGCGACACA
It includes:
- the ABCH3 gene encoding putative ATP-binding cassette protein subfamily H,member 3: MIGAPWPPEAVFGNTVDRVASPAPVPERKISIADQLHLPLSRFVEKMSWGEKRRVQILHGMLYPATVYLLDECSTDIDVAERRTVLELVRQECEAKDGCCVYATHIFDGIEGWATHLLLMEGGRVVDFKAVEKLTLPLEDYALQFMSKRAHAARGVDGVAAASLSHGSSAAISTTSPACPTTAAAACPTSATTDAPVTYWPRGHADEKRSEIVINCAQLNYKDVFKNLSFQVFRGERVLLCGGNGTGKSTLLNMLGGKQFFDNRQGSLSVLGKRCYDDMLLNALVSYGGDWWTAVPGGEVHVREMLQLRTSRAERLCEMLAVDMDWDVRHISAGEQKRVQLLLHLLDDKPVVLLDEATTDLDVYQRHSLLQFLYEESVQRGVTVVYSTHIFGGVEGWANVVVLLDRTVRGVHAVWRASEGQPIVLQRVVDAIVSLKAREVF